In Elusimicrobiota bacterium, a single genomic region encodes these proteins:
- the folP gene encoding dihydropteroate synthase, with product MPSSRPAWPKTSAPVEGTVRRVPRVMGIVNATPDSFYPESRAPGVVAAVERALELCREGADFLDIGGQSTRPGSEPVPEAEELGRVIPALKALGGRVSVPISVDTDKAEVARQALKAGAAVLNDVSALRNDRGMAAVACGFDNVILMHRGGGSPKTMQDRPAYDDVVEEVYDFLEERMEFFAAAGGRASQVWVDPGIGFGKSLEHNLALLRNLSKFSRLAPVLLGVSRKSFLGHFAAKPGGPAPGPEARLEGSLAVACWASLQNVSIIRVHDVEATCRALKVWEAISC from the coding sequence ATGCCATCCTCCAGGCCGGCTTGGCCTAAAACCTCGGCTCCGGTGGAAGGCACGGTTCGGCGGGTCCCCCGCGTCATGGGCATCGTGAACGCCACTCCCGACTCTTTCTACCCGGAAAGCCGCGCCCCCGGGGTTGTGGCCGCCGTGGAAAGGGCCCTAGAGCTCTGTCGGGAGGGGGCCGACTTCCTGGACATTGGCGGGCAATCCACGCGCCCGGGTTCGGAGCCCGTGCCGGAGGCCGAGGAGCTGGGGCGAGTGATCCCGGCCCTCAAGGCCTTGGGGGGCAGGGTTTCGGTTCCGATTTCCGTGGACACGGACAAGGCCGAAGTCGCGCGCCAAGCCCTGAAGGCCGGGGCCGCGGTGCTCAACGACGTCTCGGCGTTGAGAAACGACCGCGGCATGGCCGCGGTGGCTTGCGGTTTCGACAATGTGATCCTGATGCACCGCGGGGGAGGCTCCCCCAAGACCATGCAGGACCGTCCCGCCTATGACGATGTGGTGGAGGAGGTCTACGATTTCCTGGAGGAACGCATGGAGTTTTTCGCCGCGGCCGGCGGCCGGGCCTCGCAGGTTTGGGTGGACCCCGGCATAGGTTTCGGAAAGAGCTTGGAGCATAACTTGGCCTTGCTCAGGAATTTGAGTAAATTTTCGCGTCTGGCTCCCGTGCTGTTGGGAGTTTCTCGCAAGTCCTTCCTGGGGCATTTTGCGGCCAAGCCGGGTGGTCCCGCCCCCGGCCCGGAGGCCCGCTTGGAGGGGTCGCTGGCGGTCGCCTGCTGGGCGAGCCTCCAGAATGTTTCCATTATTAGGGTCCACGATGTCGAAGCGACTTGCCGCGCCCTCAAGGTTTGGGAGGCGATCTCTTGCTGA